The following DNA comes from Miscanthus floridulus cultivar M001 chromosome 5, ASM1932011v1, whole genome shotgun sequence.
GGAGAGTTCATTACAATCGGACTGCAGACATCGCTGCAGGaagcttggggggggggggggggggaccaaACATGAGAATCTAGAGAAGAAGACGCAAAACGGGCACATATGTGCGCTACAAAATTTGCCTCCCGTCTTACATGAATCAACTCGAAAGAAGTGAAGGCTGAAACTATCTCTTCTATCTCCTTCAGGATTGCTGCAGTTTCGGACCGTTGCCTGGTCCTATTCTTCCACAGCGTCATCACTTCTTGAGCATCAGTCTCCCCGATGATGTGTTCCATGGTTCCTTGTGGAATCAGACGCAAGCCATCTCGAATCACCTCTTGCTTCAGCTATCAATACCGAGCCCACAGGGCCCAGCCACCGGGCTGATGCCGCACAGAAGTTGCCGCTGCTATCACGGACCACGGCCCCGGCTGCTCCAGTACCGCGATCCTGCAGGAAGGCGCCATCGGAGTTGATCTTCAGCATACCTGGAGCCGGAGGACTCCATCGTGTTGACAGTGGCCTTGTGTTCTTCCACACATCACGCTCCTCCACCAGCCTCCTAATCTTCAACACATTGTCCCACCGTCCACCCATAGCATAAAGGTCAGATATCAACATATATAATCCAACGTTTTCATCAGATATCTCCAATGCCAATACTTTCTCCATTCCCTCGATGGCAATCTCAAAATTCTTGGCCTTCTTGCATGCCGCCAACAATGATGTCCATATGATGACATTTGGTTCCACTTTCATGGTTTTGATAACCTCATAAGCATCCTCCAACAACCCTGCCTTCGCATAGAGATCAACCATGCACCCATAATGATGTATATTCGGCTCAAGGCGATATCTATCAACCATAAGCTTAAACAGCTCCTTCCCTTTATCCACCAGCCCAGCATTCACACATGCGCTGAGCACAGCTGTAAATGTCATCTCACTTGGTTGCACTCTTCTTTGACACATTTCCTCAAACAGATGAACAGCCTCGATGTTGTGCAATTGTGAACCCATACCACAGATCATAATGGTCCAGTGCACAACATTCCTTTTAGTCATCCGAGCAAACACACGGGTAGCGTACTCAATGCGGTTGGTCTTGGCATAGTAATCAATGAGTGCCGTTCCAAGGTGCATACTGGCAGGGATGGAGTGGCGTACAGCATAACCGTGAATGGCCCTGCAGAACAGCGGTAGAAAGCCAGCTGACGCGCAGGACGTGAGGAGGGTGGCGAGCATGGCACAATCCACAGCAATATCGGTGGTGAATGTCATTGTACGGAAGAATGCAAGCCCATCAGCGAGTTGAACATTGGAGAAATAGCAAGCGAGCATGGTCGACCAAGACACAACGTCTTTGTCGGGGATGCCATCGAAGAATGTGCGCGCAGAATCGAGGTCAGAGGAGCGGCACAGTGACGCAAGCATGACGTTGAGGACGTAGAGGTTGCAGGTGGTGGAGGGTATTTGATCGAACAGTTGGTGGGCAGCGGGCGGGGAGAGGAGCGAGTAAGAGCGAAGGAGCGAGGAGGCGACGTGGGGGTAGGCGAGGAGATTGGACCTGAGTAGGTGGCCGTGGAAATGGGAGAGGAGTGGGAGGGAAGAAGCGGCGGAGAGCGGCTTGAAGGTGAACACGGCGGCGCGCCAGGCGAAGTAGGATGGTTCCGAGGGGCAGAGCCGGAGGCGGAGGAGGGAATAGAGGTGGAGTGCCGAGTACGGGCAGGACGCGCCGCGGAGGGCGTTGAGGatgtcgccggcggtgaggtggtGAGTAAGGGACATGGGGAGACAGCAGTGGCGCGgcccgcgccggcgccgccggccgccgcggcgTATTCGGATTGGCGTCAGGGCAGGCGTGGCCAGTGGCTCGGCCCACAGCGTTGGCATTGGGTCGGGACGGTAGGGCCGCATGTGGGCCGCCCAGTCGACAAGGGCACACTGCTGCAGAAGAGAGGTCCGTTTAGTGCTCTTCATCTGATTTGTCAGTTTATCTCCCAGCGGAGTTTCAGTTGATCTCGACCGAATTTCGGTCTCCGAGTCAGGTACGAAATACGTGTCCTTGCTGTACAAGATCTGTCAAATATAGATAGATGAATTTGAAGTATATATAGGGGTAAGTCATGAAAGCATAAAACAACCTGCACATGCCAGGGAGAGGGAAATATATATGGTATAGTTGACATCCACATAAAGGAAACTAACTGGACTGGCTTTCTTGGTAATTAAGTTTTCTTCATGTGGGATAGACTTGGACTCTGCTTGTCCCATCAGATTCTTGAAGATATTTTTCCTTCAGGTTTGATACTAATTCCAATTAGTATAGGACTCCCAACAGATCTATATTTAGTTCCTACCAAGAAAAGACTTAGGGGTGGTTTCGGATAGCCTATAAATATGCAACTTGGATTCCCTGGTGCCCTTTCTTTAGAGAATTACATGTTAGCAGGTTCCTAGGGTTTTGTTTGGTCATTGCCATCAAGGTGAAGTGCCAAAAGCAAATTGGCATTGAAGGAGTGATCATATCAAGAACCCTTAAAAACCTTGGGGTTGTTTCATCTGATCCATATCAAAAGTAAGATCTGGAAGGCAAgaagaaagaagatctagtcatACTAAGACCATTCAAagccttggagtcttttcttttatctGATCTAGCAATCTATACCAAACTACATACAGTTGGAAGGATAAAAGAAAAGACTGTATTCCAGAGGGAAAAGATCAAGATTGAACTGCATTCCAGAGGTAAGTTTTTTTTAGAGTGTGTTTGCCTTTTTTATCTCTTCTGTTCTTGAAAGACATGATTTGGCTGTGTTCCTTCTTCATATTTGCTTCTCTCTATCTTCCATCCTCAAGTTGAGACATGATTTGGCTGTGTTCCTTCTTCATGTTTGCTTCTCTCTGTCTTCCATCCTCAAGTTGAGACATGATTTGGCTGTGTTCCTTCTTCATGTTTGCTTCTCTCTGTCTTCCATCCTCAAAGTTAATCTATATTTAGGACCCTTCCGCTTCTTTAGGATCTCTGTATTTTCAACTGTTCTTTATGCATGGACGGTTGCCATCGCGGTTGCGCGGCGCTCCGCGTCGGAGTTGACGCGCTCGCCCAACGACGATAGTTCTTCAGGCGTGAAGCAGTCTTTGGAGGTCGAGCGGCCGATGCTTGAATGATTTTTTTAACCAATATTAACCCTGCTAACTGAATGGACATCTAATACATTTGTCATCTGAGCTAATTGGTAAATTGTGATCTGATTATTCtcatgaaagatgaaagatggtctCTAaagtaaaaaataataataaattgcCGGACTTTGGGCCTCTTTCCTTTCTCGAGCTGCAGCACCCTGCCATTTTCCGTCCTATCATGAGGTACTGTAGCACTGAATCTATGTGAAATACGACTTTTGttatcgtttcagttttcaatttAGAATGGCTAACaaagtaaaaaagaaaaaaaatgttggAGCCTATGCATTGGGTGCTGAGTTGCTGTTGAACGCTTAGCTGGGCTCTAAATAACCTGATGAAGATACTTATTAAGCGGCTAGGAATAATTGTTTccaatggagtttgggactctctTACTTAAATGCTCAATGATGTAACGTTCATGCTCTCTCTTGAACAGCCCACTTAAAAGTTTATAGATTatatagtgtcggtgtttcgagtaagtaccaacaagtaaatttctaatattgcgcgtctggcccggatagtgtgctaagaggacacgagatttatactggttcggacagaaggtccctacgtccagttcgttgctgctgctcgtgttactagcactgaaaagttcgtagtaggggttacaaacgggtgagagagggacaggtcctaagtctctggtgaaaagaacGAATAGGTACCGAGAGCTCGGCTGCTGCTcggctatgtgttcgaggttcgatgctagtggtcTTGATCCGATGCGGTGTTGTGTCATGCCCCCTTATGCGATACCCTGCTTTTTCTTTTAtaagccaagggaaagcacgggttacaacgggagaaaaaagaagaacgagagggagaagaagccctTCAGAGTCGCCGGGCCTTTCCTTTCCTTCATGTGGGCCCCGCTGACACGACAAGTGGtgacagggacagctccacgttgGGCGCCTGTCCGCAGACGATGCCATGCCCTGGCGCTGTCAGCGGGTGGTGACGTCCCACTCCGCCCCGGTGGGCGACGCGGCGAACCAACGTGCTGATCAGCGGTCGTAcatggagtaggcagcatagtgaccacacgtccgtcactgtgggcgatgtgagtcccctggaatgacatgtcgcggggacgggtcatgttgagacgtgaccgctccctgcatgatgctagaagtttgatcttgggttgtactttctagccCGTAGTGGTTGGTGGCGGCGTGAGCTTCCATTAGGAGCCGtgcccgagggatcgggcgaggcggagaccgccctcagacatcgggcgaggcgtagACCGCCCCCAGATgttaggcgagacagagccctccctcagatgtcgggcgaggcggagccggctgaagggtcgagatggcgactagagggggggtgaatagtcttttctaaaacttaatcgcgtcggctaaccgatacaaatgcggaattaaaactatcggtctagccaagactataccccactatatatgttcactagcaccttgcaaagataacaattatgcaacaaaggtgccgggctagctagagctctcctaaacaattctaggagcaaggttacacaaacctatgccactagtactttaagcgataaggaagctcctacacatgctagtaagcaaaagcacaaagctaactaagctcactagcaatgctcaataacaaggcaaccaatgcctaattagagagcgcaaatacttagctacacaaactaagcaatgtgactaacaaggttactaaaaccaaattagccacgcaagggagctacttctatgctacacaagcaagaaggtaattagcaagctacacaagctatctaattacaagagcaacaacacaagcttaatgtatatgaaagtaaacgcaagcttgtgtaacggggatgcaaaccaacgggaagaacaaggttgacacgatgatttttctcccgaggttcacgtgtttgccaacacgctagtccccgttgtgtcgaccgctcacttggtggttcggcggctaattagcatcacccgctaagcccgca
Coding sequences within:
- the LOC136453162 gene encoding pentatricopeptide repeat-containing protein At1g33350-like, whose protein sequence is MRPYRPDPMPTLWAEPLATPALTPIRIRRGGRRRRRGPRHCCLPMSLTHHLTAGDILNALRGASCPYSALHLYSLLRLRLCPSEPSYFAWRAAVFTFKPLSAASSLPLLSHFHGHLLRSNLLAYPHVASSLLRSYSLLSPPAAHQLFDQIPSTTCNLYVLNVMLASLCRSSDLDSARTFFDGIPDKDVVSWSTMLACYFSNVQLADGLAFFRTMTFTTDIAVDCAMLATLLTSCASAGFLPLFCRAIHGYAVRHSIPASMHLGTALIDYYAKTNRIEYATRVFARMTKRNVVHWTIMICGMGSQLHNIEAVHLFEEMCQRRVQPSEMTFTAVLSACVNAGLVDKGKELFKLMVDRYRLEPNIHHYGCMVDLYAKAGLLEDAYEVIKTMKVEPNVIIWTSLLAACKKAKNFEIAIEGMEKVLALEISDENVGLYMLISDLYAMGGRWDNVLKIRRLVEERDVWKNTRPLSTRWSPPAPGMLKINSDGAFLQDRGTGAAGAVVRDSSGNFCAASARWLGPVGSVLIAEARGDSRWLASDSTRNHGTHHRGD